One Apostichopus japonicus isolate 1M-3 chromosome 7, ASM3797524v1, whole genome shotgun sequence genomic region harbors:
- the LOC139970274 gene encoding microfibril-associated glycoprotein 4-like isoform X2: MKLMELAFQVLFLILVIPGQEGKSGPKKDIICHESRKPIPLHHPVNTITFHNYCNRSEEDLDGGLRQELTDIKDLLNTIISTLENTECCNRTNTTEISKPTSQPKDCLDVQENGGSESGVYTIKPDGADPFEVFCDMDTDGGGWTVFQRREDGTEDFYRNWDDYENGFGSLEGEHWLGNEKLYNLTKQKTYGLRVDLGDFEGASRYAKYNPFVVAGPADNYRLQLGSYSGDAGNAMGVCQNKQFSTFDQDHDTWGSSCALKYKGGWWYEHCHYANLNGEYHEGASAYGVGLNWAQWKGYKYSVKFTEMKLRPV, from the exons ATGAAGTTGATGGAATTAGCTTTTCAGGTTCTCTTCTTGATCCTGGTTATACCTGGGCAAGAGGGTAAATCAGGTCCGAAAAAAGATATTATTTGTCATGAGTCCCGCAAACCGATACCATTGCATCATCCAGTCAATACGATTACG TTTCATAACTATTGCAATCGCTCTGAAGAAGATTTGGATGGCGGATTAAGACAAGAACTCACAGACATAAAAGATCTTCTAAACACCATCATCAGTACCCTAGAGAATACAG AATGCTGCAACCGTACCAACACTACTGAGATATCTAAACCAACTTCACAACCAAAGGATTGCTTGGATGTTCAAGAGAATGGTGGGTCTGAGAGTGGTGTGTATACCATCAAACCGGATGGCGCTGATCCGTTTGAAGTATTTTGTGACATGGATACTGACGGTGGCGGTTGGACG GTTTTTCAAAGGCGAGAAGACGGTACGGAAGACTTCTACAGAAATTGGGACGACTATGAAAATGGCTTTGGTTCGTTAGAGGGAGAACATTGGTTGGGTAATGAGAAGCTATATAACTTGACGAAGCAGAAGACATATGGACTCCGTGTAGACTTGGGAGATTTTGAAGGTGCGTCTAGATATGCCAAGTATAATCCATTCGTCGTTGCTGGTCCTGCCGACAATTACAGACTCCAACTAGGATCATACTCCGGTGATGCCG GCAATGCTATGGGTGTTTGTCAAAACAAGCAGTTCTCTACATTTGATCAAGACCACGATACTTGGGGCAGCAGCTGTGCCTTGAAGTATAAGGGAGGATGGTGGTATGAGCATTGTCACTACGCCAACCTCAACGGTGAATATCATGAAGGCGCATCTGCTTATGGTGTTGGTCTCAATTGGGCACAATGGAAAGGCTATAAATACTCAGTTAAATTTACTGAAATGAAACTGAGACCAGTTTGA